The nucleotide window GAAATCGGGGCTGCGCGGAAGCAGAGGAGTGGGGAGAGCCGAGGGCCGGCAAGCAACTCTGTTTCAACCCAACCTTTAATTTGCTTCAGTACCTCGGGTAGCGCCAAAGCCCTTTCCACGCTCAGAACGAGGAGTAGGGCTGCAGCCCAGGGCACCACGGTCAAAGGACTGTCGAGCCCGCGAAGGGCCATTTTCCGCTCCCTCTGTCCTTCTTGGCTGATCGCGAGACTTGCGCGTGTGGCCCCGCCTCCCACCGTGTCACGCCCTCGCCGGGGCGTGGCCTAGTCTGCCAGGCTAGTCCGTTGGGCCCGTCGGTCCGGGGAGGGCTAGGGGACGCTGCTAGTCGCGGAGGTCAGCGCTCTTCTCTATGTGCCCCAGTCCTCGTTCGCGGGGGACTGACCACCCCCTTCTCCTTTTCCCCCTTAAGCGAAGGCCTCCCCGTCACTGCTCCCTCAGCCCCGTGTTCCTTGCGCTTGGAGCCGGAGTCGCGTATCCGTAGCGGCTGGGGGTTAATCCATTTGCCCTCAGTAAACATGGCGGCGCGGCGACGTGGGCGGGCAGGGGGCGGGACCCCGCTGTCACCCGGTTTGGCGCTGCGGGGCCGGCTCTCAGGCGGCTGCCGGACCCACGTGTGGAGACCCGGCAGGTGGGCCGGACTGGGGCGGGCCGACAGGGGGTGGGCCGGAGCACAGAGGCTCGGGAGAGTGGCGTCAGGGTGGGAAGGGacgaggaggggaggggaggggaggagcggaGAGGTGAAGGGCGGAATGGGCCGGCCCCTAGAGTGGGGGCCCGGGAAGATCGGAGGTGCCGGCGACGAGGTGGTAGTAGTCCTGCCGCCTCGCgtgtggagggaaggagagaagccaggaaataaagagggtaAGGGTGATGGAGGAGCGAAGGGCGAAGGGCAAACCCTGTCGGGAAGGGACGAGCCGGAGCACCCTGTCTCCTTCAGCTCAGTCCTGAAACCACGTGGCGTCCTGTGTTCTGGCGAGGAGGTAGGGGCGGGATAGATGCTTCCCTAACTCCTCATTTCTTTGCCTTCCCAGAAAAAGGGAGCGATGCAGATTTCGGGAAGAACCACGGGACCGTCTTAGCCTTGGCTGGGCCACGGAAGTAAGGGAAAGACGAGCGCTGTCCCGTGGTGGCCCGGCGCCCTGACCGAAGGGCGCCAAGCGAGCCCCGTGCCGGGAGGGACTGAGTGTTGGCTTTGGTTAGGGTTAGAAGAAGCTCATCAAAGCTAACCAAAGCTCGTCTTCAGTAGCCTGGCTTCCCTTCCACCTACCCCCAGGTGTCTGGAATCTCCTGAAAGGATTTACCTTCAGAGGGCTGGCACATTTTCTAAGGCTTTAGTAGTTACTAGCATTTTAATGAGAGCCCCTAAAGCCTTTCAGAGCTTGAGGAATTCCAGGCacaaagacagattttttttttttagtaatttcctTGGGAGCtatgcaatttttttaaattaatttattttattttatttacttttggctgcattgggtctttgttgctgcgcgcaggctttctctagttgcggagagcaggggcctctcattgcagtggcttctcttattgcggagcacgggctgtaggcacacgggcttcagtagttgtggcgcgtgggctcggtagttgtggctcgtgggctctagagcacaggctcagtagttgtggtgcacgggcttcgtggctccgtggcacgtgggatcttattggcctagggctcgaacccgcatcccctgcattggcaggcggattcttaaccactgcgccgccagggaagtccacaaagATGGATTTTGAAGGCATCTTTTTGGGAAGGTTTATCCTTCAGTGGCACCTTTGCCTTTTGCAGGAGTCAAAGCAATTCACTTTGTGACCAAAGTGAGAGTGGAGTTAGGGTGGTGAAGgatgattctttttcttgtctgtgtgTATCTTGGACTTTTTAAAAGAGTCCCACAGCCCGCTGTTTGTGCTCTGTGTGTTAGAGTTTTAGTGAAACAAGTTATCTCTTACTTTTGGCTCCCCTCTTATGCAAATCCATGGGGTTTAGATCAGTGTACGGTTGTTGCTGTGTTGCTGTTGTGGTtgtttggccacgccacacggcatgtgggatcttagttccccgacctgggatccaacccatgccccctgcagtggaagcacagagtcttaccactggaccaccagggaggtccccactGTAGCAGTTTTAGAAGGCCACTATCCTGTTCTTAGAATCATGTCTAATGAAGCCTTTGTTTCTGGGTCAGGTTTTTCCTGTCTTGCCTGGCTCTCTCTTCAGCCATCCAAGAGAGTTCTCTGTATCTCATGCAAATAGAATCCACAGGAACCCTGCCAGCTTACCCCAGCAGTAGAGGGTCTCCATTTCTGTACATCTGTTTTCCTGTCTATACTTGgacctttttcctttctccaacCACCTGCCTAGCCGTATCATTAACGCTTTACCTCTACACAGTGTTATGTGCACACAGCAGGCATCTTTTCTCCCCTTAGTCTCTGGTAGTTCCCTTCACCACTTTCACAGTAATAAAAACTTGCCAAAGAGGAGTGAGAAAACTCAAGGTGTTGCAATGCACAAGGGCCCAGGGCCTCTTTAGGTTCAACCCGAGTGGCCTGTTGGGAACATTGTTCTGGGGACTAACATTTGTGACTCAGTAGAACATGTGATTCAAGAGTTGCCAACTCTGATTTCCTCTCCATTGGCTCCAGGAGGTTCAGAGTGCAGGACTGGTTTGCATGAGGTCATATCTCGCCAGCCAGGCAACATCTGTCCAAGAACGCAGTGTAGGAGAGCCGAAGACAGCTAGGCTGATCTTTCTCCTAGTGGACAAGGACAAAAGACATAGTTTATATTCATCTCTCTCTAGATTAGTTGAAATTTAATCTTTGCTTCAGGAGTGACTGACAGCAATTAACACTCTGCTCCAGCCCTTGTTCTGGGAGCAGTGAAGGAGGGGCTCCTGGTGAATTAGCTGTCATACCTACTGACAGCATTGTTTTTTCTCCCTTGTTTTATATCATGCTGTATAACCCTAGGGAACTAGAGAGTGTCATATAAAGTACAGAACCTGAGACATGGTGTTTTGAAAGTGGTAGGTAtggttacttatttattattgttaacgTTTATAAAGTACATAACACACTGCTGGATTATATGACAGGTGttcaaaaaatgttaactaaCATCGTGTTAGGTTATCTAAATTCATGGGCCTCAGTGTGTTTGTTGGTAAATGAGGGAGTTGCAATAGTGATCTCTTAAGATTCCTTTAAGTTTTGACATACTGTGATTTGGTCCTTGTTCTGAGGATAATGTAGGTATATTCTTTGAGGATTAGTATTTCTTGTGCAGGAGTTAGAAAAGCAACTTTCCCATCTCTCAGCAACTCTTTTCTAGTTCCCCCTTGCACACAGTGCCAAGTGTGACTTACAGTGAAAGCCTAATCCATCTAAGAATGCTATTGAATGTGAGCTCCCTGCTCCCCATTCTGGAGCCTCTAGGGCCGAGCTGGAGTTTGGGGGCTGTAGGGTGATAGGGCCATTTGGTCCACAGCGATTGGTTCCCTGAAGGGTCCAGAACAAATAGCTGCTGAGCTTCCCTCTACTCCCAGTTCCTCACCTCACCTCAGCCACTTACAGACCAGATCCTCAGCCTCTGCCCAGCTGCAGACACACAGCTTCTCCAGGCAGCTTTGATTCAGAGCAGGGATTGCTTCTTGAGGTGGGTGTCTGCGCCCGAGGGAAGGACCACGTTCCCTGACTTTCTCTTGCCCGCAGCTCCCTGGCTGCTTTGCTTGTTTCCAAAGTGCCCCTGTAATTGTAACTGTGAAACCCTGGCTCCAGCATGTTGCCGtctcactttttttgttgttgttgttgttgttgttttgttttgcggtatgtgggcctctcactgccgccgcccctcccgctgtggagcacaggctccggatgcgcaggcccagcggccatggctcacgggcccagccgctccgcggcacgtgggatcctcccggaccggggcacgaacccgtgtcccctgcatcggcaggcggactctcaaccactgcgccaccagggaggcccctgtcTCACTTTTGAAAGGCACCACTCTTCCTGGATCTCCTACTGACTGTGGTGTCATAGGTGGAGGAGCTGAGAGGTGGGTGGCCGGCCTTATTAAGTAGTGTTGGGAGAACAGAGTGGTTGGCCTGGGGTTGCCTGAAATGGAATTTGGCGCTGCCGTGGAGGTGGCCTCCCCGGTGATCAGTGTTGAGAAGGGCTGCTGTTCGGACGGTGACACTGAGGGTCACGGGGGTGCAGGTACTGAGGCTGGGAGAGTGGAGGAGGCCATGCTGTCATTCGTCTCTGTTTCTTCCTCCCGGCTGGCTTGTGGCGCCAGGCTGGGCTCTGCTGGCTTAGTACATTGTAATGACTGGGTCTGTGCCtgcaggtgggggcagggaatTCTGAGAAGAACCATGGGCTAGAGTTGGTTTTTCTTTCACTGCTAGGGTGGAGACCTAAGAAGGTTCTTAAGTTTCACAGCTGTGCACACCCAAAAAGGACTTGGCCAAGTAGTTGTCTCCTGGCCATCTCAGTctgctgcttcctccctcccctctctgccctACCAAACCCATATCAGTATCTCCACACCTTCAAGGGCTGCCACGGAGCTGGCTGGCCCAAATCTGATGGGTGTGGGATGCACAGGCCCAAGGGTGGGTGGCCATGAAGGCAGGGTAGGCCTGACTAAGAGCCGCTTTCTTTGCAGCTCACCCGGACAATGTCACTTGATGGTGGAGGAGGACGGTGAGACGGTGGCTGGGAGTCAGATTGTAGCCACTTGCCTGCCACTGCCCAGCCAAGGGGCAGCCCAGAGCCCAGGAGCAGCAAGTGGCTGCaggtcacagacacagagagggtaTGAGTGTGGCGGTGAGCAcctccgctcccctccccccagcctcagACACCAACATGGTCACATCCACCTTCTCCCTGGTGGACTATGTGGTCTTTGTCCTGCTGCTGGTCCTCTCCCTTGCCATTGGGCTCTACCATGCCTATCGTGGCTGGGGGCGACATACCATCGGCCAGTTGCTGTTGGCGGACCGCAAAATGGGCTGCTTTCCTGTGGCGCTGTCCTTGCTGGCCACCTTCCAGTCAGCCGTGGCCATCCTGGGTGTGCCGTCCGAGATCTACCGATTTGGGACACAGTATTGGTTCCTGGGCTGCTCctatttcctggggctgctgatCCCAGCACATGTCTTCATCCCAATCTTCTACCGCCTGCATCTCACCAGTGCCTACGAGGTAGGTAGGGAGGAGCACATAGGACCCCCAGAGTcaggggtggagaggaggaaCAGGGCACCTAGGGATCTGGGCCCCTGGATCTCCTTTGCCTGATGAGAGTGACAGGGAATACATTGTGTGTTTATAAGTTCTCTCTGGTTGAAGTTGGGcggggtgggagttgggggagaAGAAGGGTGCTGTGCTGAGTGGGGCCCAGAGTGGATACGAGTTGGATATTTCCTCTGCTCCTAGGTTTCTTGAGGGAAGTTTTGTGTGAATTGTTGGGGGTGGAGTGGAGAGAAGtacctttttataaaaaaaaaaatctactcctACCTAGTACCTGGAGCTCCGGTTCAATAAAGCTGTGCGGGTTTGTGGGACCGTGACCTTCATCTTCCAGATGGTAAGTGGAATGAGGATAGAAATTGAGCCTGATGCATGGTAGGGGGAACTGGACTTAGGCTTGCTGAGGCAGCTGGAGCCTTCCTTGCTCTCAGACTAGCAAGATTGAAATTCCTGCTAGCCCCCAGAGGCATCCTGCTTCCCATTCCTTCCAGTTCCGGCGCAGATACTATGGTGGCAGCAAGCCAAACTTTGGAAGAAGGGAGAGGGGGGTGAGCCTAGGTGAAGGGAGGCCATTGGGATATTGGAGCTGAGGTccatctttcctcctctctctgcccaccCTCATTTCCTCTTCCCCTCACATTCTCTTTTCCATACCCGACAGGTAATCTACATGGGGGTTGTCCTCTATGCACCATCACTGGCCCTCAATGCAGGTGAGGAGTCACAGCCCCTGACTCCCAGCCACAGCAGGCTGGGAAGAACCTTTGGGAGGGGCAGGTAGAGGAGAGTGTGCAGAAAAGAATCCAACCTTGACCAGGGTATTATTTCACTGCCTGGGCCCTTGGCTGGTCTCTACTAGAGGTGGAAAGCTAATCAAACATTACCAGGCCCCATCTGAATTGGTTAATCAACACCTTTTGGTGGAGctttgcaaactttttttttccgtTGTGGTAAATGATTTATAGCATCCTTAATGACTAAATGCTTCATATCTTACCAAGCCTTCTCTGGCTTCTCTGCTGGGAAACCCTCCTCGGGAGACAGGAATGTGACTTTTATCTGTTTACAGTGACTGGCTTTGATCTCTGGCTGTCAGTGCTGACCCTAGGCATTGTCTGTACCGTCTACACTGCTCTGGTAAGCGCAGTTAGTCttaggggagggagaagaggtgaaattgggagggagatgggaggaaagggaaaagatgGCATAAGATCAATAGGTGGGTGGTAGATGAGATAAGAATATAGGTGAGGAGAGGGCATGACCTTCTAGGGTGCTGTGAAATGGGATGTAGGAGATGGGATGGGCttatggtggggggtgggggatgaaggtgggggtgggctgggagtgACGTCGGCAGAATCTCAGCAGCTATACACCGCTGGCGGCTGTCTGGTGCCCTCGCTGGTGGTGTGGCTTCGTAGACAGCTGTGGCAGGTGTGCTGTCTTTTCCCTGCAGGGTGGACTGAAGGCAGTCATCTGGACAGATGTGTTCCAGACCCTGGTGATGTTCCTAGGGCAGCTGGTGGTTATCATTGTGGGGTCGGCCAAGGTGGGCGGTTTGGGGCACGTGTGGGATGTGGCTTCCCAGCATGGCCTTATCTCTGGAATCGAGTAAGTACACCCCTTCCCCGGCTGGGGTCTATAGTGCCTGACAGCTGAGCCCATCTAGAGCCTGCGCTTAGGGCTGTAGTAAGCAGAGGGCAAGCTGTGGAAGTTGAAGTGCAGCACTGAGGCCAGTGGGAGGCTGGCACTGTGGAGATGGGTGAGCACAGCGTTCTGGCCGGTGGTTGAGTGTCAGGATGTTTTTAGCACCTGGGATGAGGCTATGGTTGGAGGGATGgagccaccccctccccacccaacctGCTGCCCTGTCTTGAGTCCAGCTTCGCCCTGGCAGCCAtctctctgccctgccccctGTTGTAGGAGGGCGGGGAAGGCTGAGTCTCTGGGGCAACAGTGACATGTTGGTGTCTCTGGCAGGCTGGATCCGGACCCTTTTGTGCGGCACACTTTCTGGACGCTGGCCTTCGGGGGTGTCTTCATGATGCTCTCCTTGTATGGAGTGAACCAGGCTCAGGTGCAGCGCTACCTCAGTTCCCGCACGGAGAAGGCTGCAGTGCTGTGAGTGCAGGGCCAGGAAGACCGGGGAGCACAGGCTGGGGGAAGTGTGGGCCCCGGCTCCACTGAGGCAGTTGGGATGGGACAGGATGTTGGAGCACATGCGCACCCATTGGGCAGGACGTGGAGTTGCTTTCTGGGGCTTGGGGACGTGCCTGCTAGCACCGTCTCCCTGCTTGGCACTGGTCTCTTTTGCAGCTCCTGCTACGCCGTCTTCCCTTGCCAGCAGGTGGTCCTCTGCATGGGCTGCCTCATTGGCCTGGTCATGTTCGCCTACTACCAGGAGTATCCCATGAGCACCCAGCAGACTCAAGCAGCCCCTGACCAGGTGAGAAGGCCTCCCTGACGCCCCTCCTGGACCCCCCCAAGGGGAGTGTCTGGGTGGCTGCAGGAGGGACTCCCACCCTGGGTGGGAAATGGATGGAAGGTCCTTCTTGTTCTGGAAATCTGCAATCCAGCATGTGAGGATCCCAGCCCCCAGCTAATCACAGTGCCCACCCTACTGAGGCGGGGACCTACCTTCACTGACTCACCGCTCTGCACCACCTGCTCTGTGGGGAGCCTCCCGacagcctcattttacagaggagagaaGGACGCACAGCGGGGCGGCCAGCATGCTCAAGCCACACCACTCgctggggcagagctgggctgtgGGCTGCGTCCTTCTCTCTCCAGAGCCTGCTTTCTCTCCACTTACTGTGGGCTTGCCCTCAGTGCCTGGCCCCCTTGCTAGCGCGCAGTCTCCAGACGCTGCCTGACACAAGCAGGGGCGGGCGGCGTGCCCTGGGGCGGCTTCTCTGAGGGGAGCTGTGCGTTTCTGCTCCGCCTGCAGTTCGTCCTGTACTTCGTGATGGATCTCCTGAGAGGCCTGCCAGGCCtgcctgggctctttgttgcCTGCCTCTTCAGTGGCTCCCTAAGGTACACTCTGACCTTTTCCATCAGGCTTGACACAGCTGTTCCCTCCTTGGCACAAGGTGATGGGTGGAGCGGGGGTCCCTCTGAGTCTCTCATTGTGTTCGTTCTTGTGTGAATGACAAGGGGCAGCTCATCTGTGTGGGACAGAGTGTATCCTCTCCTGGGAGAGTCCCCTTTTTGGTGAAGGATTCTTTTATGATACCAGGAATTGATCTACTTGAACCAAACCTGTACCCCACTCAGAGAAGGCCAGGTGTCCCTGCCTCCCAGgcctcttcctcttctgccaACTGTCAGGATGGTGTTTGGGCTGCACACGTCCTTGCCTGCCTTCAGGGTGCTAGTCCCTCAGTGGGGTCCCTTGTTTTGCGTTTCTCAGCTTCTggacttgtctttctctttcttctttcagcaCCATATCCTCTGCTTTCAATTCACTGGCAACTGTTACAATGGAAGACTTGATTCGACCCTGGTTCCCTCATTTCTCTGAAGTCCGGGCCACCATGCTTTCCAGAATCATCGGTGGGATTATGCTTCCTCATCTCTTCAGCCTTGTTCTTTCTAAGACACACCCTAAGAACTGTTGTCCATCTGCTTTGAAGCACCAGTTTTAGCCTGGGCTCAGCACTTGCCCAATGAAGCACCAACCTTGTTTACATGTCAGGGAATTTCCTGGGGAGGTCTCTGAGTCACATAAGAGTGAGGACGGGGTGGGAGAGACCTGGAGGTGGGGCCTGAGGTAATGTGCCCTGTTTCCAGGGACACAGAGGTAGTAGTtgggctggggaaggagctttGCTCTGCTTTTCCCTGTTTTATTGTGTTAACTCACATCTGCttgtttcctcctttctttttccccagcCTTTGGCTATGGGCTGCTTTGTCTGGGAATGGCCTATATTTCCTCCCAGATGGGACCTGTGCTGCAGGTAATGACTATGGAGGGAAGAAAGCAATTTTTAAGGGAGAAAAGGAGCTGATTGAAAccagaaattgaagaagacagcTATTGTGAAAGGAATGACATAGGGGCAGGTGTCAGAGATTCCCCTTTGATGAGCTCCCTTTAGCTGTGAACAGAGTCTCAAGTAGCCAGAAGCCCCAGGGTCATTGTTGGCTGAGAGATATCTAAGGATCGGCCTCAGGAGAAGCCTGAGCACATTCCCTTAACCATTTCTGCCCTCTGGAATCCTGCGTTCTGATGATTCCAGGTAGAACAGATGGACAGATCTGACAGGTAGGGCTCTGAGGCAGTGGTGGTAGCGGTGCCACGCTGGTGAGACTGGGGATCTCTGAGCCTGAGTGTTCTTTGCTTTGTCTCAACCCTGTCCTCCGCAGGCAGCAATCAGCATCTTCGGTATGGTTGGGGGCCCGCTGCTCGGACTCTTCTGCCTTGGGATGTTCTTTCCTTGTGCCAATCCTCCTGTGAGTGACCCATCTGGCTCCACGGTCATGTGCGGGGGTGGACCTGGGGAACGACTTGGCAGCGCTCTCGCCGTGACTGCTGGGAACTTACGCGAAGGTTTGGTGGGGCTGGCATTGAGACAAGAGAGTGTGCCGTTTCTCTGGGCAGGGTGCCATCGTGGGCCTGTTGGCTGGACTGATCATGGCCTTCTGGATCGGCATTGGGAGCACAGTGAGCAGCCTGGGCTCTGGCAGAGCGCCCACTCCCTCTAATGGGTCCAGCTTTTCCCTGCCCAGCAATCTGACTGCTGTCACCATGGCCACACTGATGCCCTCGACTACTATCTCCAAGTGAGTCAGAGCTCACTCTCTTTCTCCTTGCGGAGAACAGCTCATTTCTGAGGGGTTTTCCAGGGACCTTGCTAAGGGATGGCCACCAGAGGACTTGGGCCAGCTGTCGGGTGTTGGGTCCCAGGATTCTAGGACCGTGTAGGAGGGTGGAGCCAGGTGCCTGTGGAATGCCTGTCACTGAATTGCTAATTGTCCTCACCCTCTGCTCTCCCCAGACCCACAGGGCTACAGCGGCTCTATTCCCTGTCGTATTTATGGTACAGCGCTCACAACTCCACCACGGTCATTGTGGTGGGCCTGGCTGTCAGTCTGCTCAGTGGTGAGGGGCTGTGGCATGGGGGCACAGGGAAACAAGGACCAGCTGAGGGAGGACACTCAGGGGTCTGGAGTCTGGAGCTCAGGGAATCCTGGGCTCCTGGGTGCCTGGAACAGTCACGCTTCTTGGTGGAGCTCAAGGAGGTGGGCGGGGACTGGGGGTTTAGAGTCCTGAGAGAAGGGGGTGAGCAGGGGGCTGCGGGAGTGACCTGGTTACACAGTAGGAGCCTCAGGAGCGCTTTGTCTTCAGGCGGAATGCGGGGCCGGACCCTGAACCCTCGGACCATTTACCCAGTGTTGCCGAAACTCGTTGCCCTCCTGCCCATGTCCTGTCAGAAGCGACTTCACTGCAGAACCCACAGCCAGGTAGCACGTCTGTTGTCAGAtcgcccctcccttccctctcaggCTACTGCCGGGCCTCCTGGGTTCCTGtgcctcccttttctttctcctcccagcccccctttctctgctgaTCGGCCTGAGCTGGACTGTCCCGCAGCAGCTGCCTGGCTCCTTCCCACAGGGGAGCGGGGGCTTGGTGGGCAGAAGGGTCTCGGCCCGAGAGGCCGCAGCTGCTGGCCTTTCGTCTCCGTCCTCCCAGCCCCGTGCTCATCCCCGGGCCTGCTCCTCGTTGGCCTCCTTTCTAGCCAGGATCAAAGCAGGGTCACCTTTGCTGCAAGAGAAAGGGGAGGTTCCTTCACCTCCCTTTGCCTCACGTTCACCCCACCCACTCCCTTTGCTCTGTGTTCCCCAGGATCTCTCTGTGGACACGGCTGTGTTTCCGGAGAAGGTGAGCAACGGGATGCTGAGGGGCAGCAGAGACAAGGAGGCCGTGGATGTGCCTGAGGAAGGCCCAGCCCACCAGGGGATCAGCCCCACCTTCATCGTTCAGGAGACCTCACTGTGATCTGGACTCGGGACCCAGCCCCAGAGACCACCCTGTGACACAGGAATGAGTTCCTTGGTGATCCTCAGGGGTGGTCAAGGACTGGATGACCTCGCCCGCACCACAGGGCCTTGTTCTTGGGAGTTTGTGCTGCAGTAGAAGCTGTCATGTCACGGGAGGTGTGAGAGTAGGACAGGGTTTTTCCTTGTTCCTTGCCAGTCTGTTCTCTAGAGAACCAGGCTTGCAGAGGGTAGGATTTTGCCAGAGAAAGGGATAGAGGTGAATCCTCTGACAAAAGGATAATGGCTTCTAATTCCGCATCATCAGGCTCCTTTGAAGTGAATAGAAATAGCAGTGCTGGACCCACTTTGTCAAGATTGACCATCTCCCCGTAAAACTCAGCTGCGTCGGCCAGCTGTTGCTTCCCTCGCAGTCCCCTTGGAGCACACGTTCTGTCAGCCACAGAGGGCCCCTGTGGCACTACTTTCAGGTTGTCTGTGATACCCAGGCCCCTCTCATTATCTGTCTACCTCCATTCTTGAGAGGGAGGTTTTGGTGTCCCTGAGAGGTGTCTCGGAGCATACAGGTATATTCATCTCCCTTGTGTAGAGTAGGGAAGCGTTCCCTTTTCCTcgctgccccaccccccacctctgtaATGGGTACTTGGAGACGGGGAAAGTGTTAATTTAAGAAA belongs to Pseudorca crassidens isolate mPseCra1 chromosome 14, mPseCra1.hap1, whole genome shotgun sequence and includes:
- the SLC5A6 gene encoding sodium-dependent multivitamin transporter, translating into MSVAVSTSAPLPPASDTNMVTSTFSLVDYVVFVLLLVLSLAIGLYHAYRGWGRHTIGQLLLADRKMGCFPVALSLLATFQSAVAILGVPSEIYRFGTQYWFLGCSYFLGLLIPAHVFIPIFYRLHLTSAYEYLELRFNKAVRVCGTVTFIFQMVIYMGVVLYAPSLALNAVTGFDLWLSVLTLGIVCTVYTALGGLKAVIWTDVFQTLVMFLGQLVVIIVGSAKVGGLGHVWDVASQHGLISGIELDPDPFVRHTFWTLAFGGVFMMLSLYGVNQAQVQRYLSSRTEKAAVLSCYAVFPCQQVVLCMGCLIGLVMFAYYQEYPMSTQQTQAAPDQFVLYFVMDLLRGLPGLPGLFVACLFSGSLSTISSAFNSLATVTMEDLIRPWFPHFSEVRATMLSRIIAFGYGLLCLGMAYISSQMGPVLQAAISIFGMVGGPLLGLFCLGMFFPCANPPGAIVGLLAGLIMAFWIGIGSTVSSLGSGRAPTPSNGSSFSLPSNLTAVTMATLMPSTTISKPTGLQRLYSLSYLWYSAHNSTTVIVVGLAVSLLSGGMRGRTLNPRTIYPVLPKLVALLPMSCQKRLHCRTHSQDLSVDTAVFPEKVSNGMLRGSRDKEAVDVPEEGPAHQGISPTFIVQETSL